The following proteins come from a genomic window of Candidatus Sericytochromatia bacterium:
- the trxA gene encoding thioredoxin, whose protein sequence is MGNPINVSDASFQNDVLESNTPVLVDFWATWCGPCKMIAPVLEELAKEQAGKLTVAKLDVDQNAASAQKYSVMSIPTLILFKNGQPAERLVGFMSKEQLMAKLASSLS, encoded by the coding sequence ATGGGCAATCCGATTAACGTCAGTGATGCCAGTTTTCAGAACGACGTACTTGAGTCCAATACGCCGGTTCTGGTTGATTTTTGGGCCACGTGGTGCGGCCCCTGCAAGATGATCGCGCCAGTGTTGGAAGAGTTGGCCAAGGAGCAGGCTGGCAAGCTGACGGTCGCCAAACTCGATGTCGACCAGAATGCGGCTTCAGCGCAAAAATACAGCGTCATGAGCATTCCTACTTTGATTCTGTTCAAGAATGGTCAGCCGGCGGAACGCTTGGTCGGCTTCATGTCGAAGGAACAACTGATGGCGAAGCTGGCTTCTTCGCTTTCCTGA
- a CDS encoding YegS/Rv2252/BmrU family lipid kinase encodes MLRYRILINPTARNGADRRWVGIVREAFAKTDHEVVIPGSFDAMRRAAREAIDERVDVVVVVGGDGTVNAVANVLAGSETALAVVPAGTANDLARALNIPLNPRGSCQSILTGQRLPRDLGRVNGQYFLTGGGTGIVSDVALGVHALKSGGGLQGWLTRALGSLAYSLYSAWLLLTADQVPHRLHLVVDGHDLGDRNVLAFFVQNQPAIGRTIMPCPDTRPTDGSLGYCRLSWHSRLRGLMLAALLNQNGAHRRHRDVLIGEGRQFVLTSDEPLDFMADGEPLSQSSQLCVEVVPAGVWVIAPGPTAARQDLLTEAAVKWA; translated from the coding sequence TTGCTGAGATACCGCATCTTGATCAACCCGACAGCGCGGAACGGCGCTGACAGACGCTGGGTTGGCATCGTCCGGGAGGCCTTCGCCAAGACGGATCATGAGGTGGTGATTCCCGGGTCGTTCGACGCCATGCGTCGGGCGGCCCGGGAGGCGATCGACGAGCGCGTGGACGTGGTGGTGGTGGTCGGCGGTGATGGCACCGTCAATGCGGTGGCCAACGTCCTGGCCGGGAGCGAGACGGCCCTCGCCGTGGTTCCAGCGGGAACGGCCAATGACCTCGCCCGTGCCCTGAACATTCCCCTCAACCCCCGGGGAAGTTGCCAGAGCATCCTGACAGGCCAGCGCCTTCCACGTGACCTCGGTCGGGTCAACGGTCAGTACTTCTTGACCGGGGGAGGGACCGGGATTGTCAGCGACGTGGCCTTGGGCGTTCACGCCCTCAAGTCAGGAGGAGGTCTGCAAGGCTGGCTCACCCGCGCCCTAGGGAGTCTGGCTTATTCGTTGTACAGCGCCTGGCTCCTGTTGACGGCAGACCAGGTTCCCCATCGCCTGCACCTGGTGGTGGACGGTCACGACCTGGGCGATCGGAATGTGCTGGCCTTCTTCGTTCAGAACCAACCGGCCATCGGTCGCACCATCATGCCCTGTCCAGATACCCGGCCGACCGACGGAAGCCTGGGCTATTGCCGCCTGAGCTGGCATTCTCGCTTGCGGGGCTTGATGCTGGCCGCCCTGCTCAACCAGAACGGGGCCCATCGGAGGCATCGCGACGTGCTGATCGGAGAAGGGCGGCAATTCGTGCTGACCTCGGATGAGCCCTTGGACTTCATGGCCGATGGCGAGCCACTCTCGCAATCCAGCCAGCTCTGCGTGGAAGTCGTCCCGGCGGGCGTATGGGTGATCGCGCCCGGCCCCACGGCAGCGCGTCAGGACCTGCTGACTGAAGCGGCCGTGAAATGGGCATAG